The Rhopalosiphum maidis isolate BTI-1 chromosome 1, ASM367621v3, whole genome shotgun sequence genome has a segment encoding these proteins:
- the LOC113551980 gene encoding 52 kDa repressor of the inhibitor of the protein kinase-like, which produces MRISCEDKNLTYHIENQALNASYISPMIQNNFINICGKIIQDQLVNKINQAKCFSVLVDETTDVSRVEQLSLCVRYLDNNLNIEKNEINNYVLKEDFLQFVPVNSTTGQNLATVILATLKNLGIKCDYLLGQGYDGAAAMSGSFIGVQSVIREVHPAALYVHCSAHSLNLALAHSSNIHHIRNCIGTIKSVGNFIKISAKRTELLKNKTKEFLPETKWTKLTSMCETRWVENHDGMLRFSEIYKPIVATLEELQLFVDIETSSKALQLYKCSVKCDLSEAVDHVETVLSEVKDMRTNINENFKEIFNKSEKLFISVNEEEKIKIPRLVSRSTNRINVDTNIPEDYFRIAIAIPFYDDFISQLKERFSKHKTILSSLHLLIPKMCLKSPILESDFSIYSDFINIDTLPSELKLWKRKWIAFKDVDRPHTAVEALNYCNPELFPNIHFLLKVLATLPVSTATPERTFSTLKRVKTFLRNSTGQERLTGLALLSVHRDVTVNPDEVLNQFALQKDRNILLV; this is translated from the exons ATGCGCATTTCGTGTGAAGATAAAAATCTAACATATCACATTGAGAATCAAGCGTTAAATGCTTCATATATAAGTCCTatgattcaaaataattttataaatatatgtggaAAAATTATACAAGACCAGTtagttaacaaaattaatcagGCAAAATGTTTTTCTGTATTAGTCGACGAGACAACTGACGTATCGCGTGTTGAACAACTGTCATTGTGTGTACGTTATTtagacaataatttaaatattgaaaaaaatgaaatcaacAATTATGTATTGAAAGAAGACTTCTTACAATTTGTACCGGTAAATTCTACCACTGGTCAAAATTTGGCCACAGTAATTCTAGctactttaaaaaatcttgGTATAAAATGTGACTATTTACTTGGCCAAGGCTATGATGGCGCCGCAGCCATGAGTGGTAGTTTTATAGGAGTACAGTCTGTTATAAGAGAAGTACATCCCGCTGCACTTTATGTCCACTGTAGTGCACATTCGTTAAATTTAGCACTTGCTCATTCGTCAAACATTCACCATATTCGAAATTGTATTGGAACAATAAAATCTGTaggaaattttattaaaatatcggcTAAACGAActgaactattaaaaaataaaacaaaagaatTCCTTCCTGAAACCAAATGGACAAAATTAACTTCCATGTGTGAGACTAGGTGGGTTGAAAATCATGATGGTATGCTTAGATTTTCAGAAATATATAAACCTATTGTTGCAACATTAGAAGaactacaattatttgttGACATTGAAACATCATCTAAAGCTTTACAGTTATATAAGTGT tcGGTGAAATGTGATTTAAGTGAAGCAGTAGATCATGTTGAAACAGTTTTAAGTGAAGTGAAAGATATGcgaacaaatattaatgaaaatttcaaagaaatattcaataaatccGAAAAATTGTTCATATCCGTGAACGaggaagaaaaaataaaaataccaagaTTAGTAAGTCGTTCAACAAATAGAATAAATGTGGATACCAACATTCCTGAAGATTATTTTCGTATTGCAATTGCGATTCCATTCTATGATGATTTTATTAGTCAACTTAAAGAACGGTTTTCCAAACACAAGACGATTTTATCGTCTTTGCATTTATTAATACCAAAAATGTGTTTGAAATCTCCAATTTTAGAATCagattttagtatatattcagattttataaatattgacacATTACCTTCAGAACTGAAATTGTGGAAAAGAAAATGGATTGCTTTCAAAGATGTAGATCGTCCACATACAGCTGTAGaagcattaaattattgtaatcctGAACTTTTTCCAAATatccattttttattaaaagtactaGCTACACTACCGGTTTCTACAGCAACTCCCGAACGAACTTTTTCGACATTAAAACGCGTCAAGACATTTTTACGGAACTCTACGGGACAAGAAAGACTAACTGGACTAGCTCTATTAAGTGTCCATAGAGATGTTACGGTTAATCCCGATGAAGTGTTAAACCAGTTTGCTCTTCAAAAAGATaggaacatattattagtttaa
- the LOC113548992 gene encoding origin recognition complex subunit 5, with the protein MSSKSKNTSIKDTLNSEFPFRQVQINMLSNLLLTEDGVLPPCVFIHGLPSTGKTSVATRLLNLLGKSVKSSIVNSVCCYTNQFLFEPILKDILHIKQSDLPDRCDNFMQFLNVLKQSEIQQERVIILLDNCEMLEHEQIVLFSKLQELIKSYQLCVILISQVPPAKFDEDINFLPIVFEQYNTDEISVILSKDIPNDWSLSIYQNFLTVFMGSFYGSCRDLVELKHLANLLFIKYIEPIEDGSCTEMNQPLLFRKISPSIQLLLNNVYLGTSLENVNSLSDEKTKFEKLALDLPYYAKYFLIAAYIASFNLPKYDKQLFVKASNKKRKTNRLVNKTENSTSQLVGPKVFSLDRLLAIFYAIIEENTNMTANLLAQVNTLSDLGLLIRLGDGKLDTPKYRCSVSFDCVNNIAQTVKFNLNKYLIDK; encoded by the exons ATGTCATcgaaatcaaaaaatacttcaataaaAGATACATTAAACTCTGAATTTCCATTTAGGCaagttcaaataaatatgttgtcTAACTTACTTTTAACT GAAGATGGAGTTTTACCTCCTTGTGTTTTCATCCATGGTCTACCATCTACTGGTAAAACAAGTGTAGCGACTCGTTTGTTAAATTTACTTGGAAAGTCAGTCAAATCATCTATTGTAAATTCTGTATGCTGTTacacaaatcaatttttatttgaaccaattttaaaagatatattac atATTAAACAAAGCGACTTACCTGATCGCTGtgataattttatgcaatttttaaacgtattaaaacAATCAGAAATTCAACAAGAACgagtaattatattgttggATAATTGTGAGATGTTAGAACATgaacaaatagttttattttcaaaattacaagAGCTGATAAAAAGTTATCAGCTTTGTGTTATACTTATAAGCCAAGTACCACCTGCTAAATTTGATGaggatattaattttttaccaatAGTGTTTGAACAGTATAATACtg ATGAGATAtcagttattttatcaaaagatATACCAAATGATTGGAGTTTATCTATCTATCAAAATTTTCTAACTGTTTTTATGGGATCATTTTATGGCAGCTGTCGAGATTTAGTAGAATTAAAACATTTG gcAAATCTcctattcattaaatatatagagcCAATAGAAGATGGATCATGTACAGAAATGAATCAACCGTTGTTATTCAGAAAAATAAGTCCTagtattcaattattgttaaataatgtatatctaGGAAcaag tttGGAAAATGTCAATAGTTTGTCTGAtgagaaaacaaaatttgaaaagCTGGCTTTGGATTTACCTTATTatgccaaatattttttaattgctgcATATATTGCATCATttaatttaccaaaatatgaTAAGCAATTGTTTGTTAAagcatcaaataaaaaaagaaaaactaatcgtttagtaaataaaacagaaaattCTACTAGTCAACTAGTTGGACCTAAAGTTTTTTCATTAGATCGTTTATTAGCaatattttatgctattattgaagaaaatactaatatgACTGCCAATCTTTTAGCacaa GTTAATACATTATCAGATTTGGGACTTTTAATACGTCTAGGTGATGGTAAATTGGACACCCCTAAATACAGATGTAGTGTTAGTTTTGActgtgttaata